One window of Marinomonas primoryensis genomic DNA carries:
- a CDS encoding outer membrane lipoprotein carrier protein LolA, producing the protein MRKIFLGIIFSVLSISVFANNLDDLKALTTTPEKLSGTFSQSKYLAQLETSINSSGSFNYIRDKKIVWHTLTPINSTLELTPKTMLSYQDGEQVNKLDSDTNPVVAVFSDIFFGVMTAQWQILEAYFSVSAEVSDGQWKATLVPVDESIGGFINKVTLEGDKYLQQITLYEPEGNITHITFDKLQQK; encoded by the coding sequence ATGAGAAAAATTTTCCTCGGTATTATTTTTTCTGTGCTAAGCATCTCAGTATTCGCCAATAATTTGGATGACTTGAAAGCGCTTACAACAACCCCTGAAAAACTGTCAGGAACGTTTTCACAAAGTAAATATTTAGCGCAATTAGAAACCTCAATAAACTCTTCTGGATCGTTCAATTATATACGCGATAAAAAAATTGTCTGGCATACCTTAACACCCATTAATAGCACCTTAGAGCTCACGCCAAAGACGATGTTGAGTTATCAAGATGGTGAACAGGTTAACAAACTTGATTCGGATACCAATCCGGTTGTCGCGGTGTTTAGTGACATTTTTTTTGGGGTTATGACCGCTCAATGGCAAATATTAGAAGCGTACTTTTCTGTTAGCGCGGAGGTTTCTGATGGCCAGTGGAAAGCAACACTTGTCCCCGTAGATGAGAGTATCGGTGGATTTATTAATAAGGTAACGCTGGAAGGTGATAAGTACTTACAACAAATTACTCTGTATGAACCAGAAGGCAATATCACTCACATTACGTTTGATAAATTGCAGCAAAAATGA
- a CDS encoding NAD(P)/FAD-dependent oxidoreductase, giving the protein MEKPRRCYDVVVIGAGPSGAVASSILSEKGYRVLVLEKQHFPRFSIGESLLPQCMEILESAGMLQAVVEAGFQYKNGAAFATNNQYSSFDFREKFSTGWGTTYQVQRAQFDKVLADCAAEKGVEIRYGHDVVAYKDMRDQVQLDVISEDNTYQVEAKFILDASGFGRVLPKLLGLEKESTLSPRVSLFTHIEDGINHSEYDRDKILISVCPENNQIWYWLIPFSDGRASVGVILPREIYEQNQISNHDLLHQYISKTTTMNAFLEKAKFDTDVRKMDGYSCDVTHLYGDKFALLGNAGEFLDPVFSSGVTIALKSADLATHVLDKQLKGLPVDWETEYAQPLKQGVNTFRAFVDGWYDGTLQDVIFAEDKSIQIKKMISSVLAGYAWDKKNPYVKDPNRLKVLAELCRT; this is encoded by the coding sequence ATGGAAAAACCACGACGTTGTTATGATGTGGTAGTGATTGGAGCTGGCCCATCCGGTGCGGTAGCTTCATCAATATTATCGGAAAAAGGTTATCGAGTATTAGTATTAGAAAAACAACATTTCCCTCGCTTTTCAATTGGCGAAAGTTTATTACCTCAATGCATGGAGATTCTAGAATCTGCGGGAATGCTTCAAGCAGTGGTTGAGGCGGGGTTCCAATACAAAAACGGAGCCGCCTTTGCAACGAATAACCAGTACAGTTCTTTTGATTTCAGAGAGAAATTCTCGACCGGCTGGGGCACAACTTATCAAGTTCAACGCGCCCAGTTTGATAAGGTACTGGCTGATTGTGCAGCAGAAAAAGGAGTAGAAATACGTTATGGTCACGACGTGGTTGCCTACAAAGATATGAGGGATCAAGTACAACTCGATGTTATTTCTGAAGACAATACTTATCAGGTAGAAGCTAAATTTATATTAGATGCCAGTGGCTTCGGGCGCGTTTTACCAAAACTTCTGGGATTAGAAAAAGAGTCCACTTTATCTCCCCGTGTTTCCCTCTTTACGCATATTGAAGACGGTATCAACCATTCAGAATACGATCGTGATAAAATATTGATTTCTGTCTGCCCTGAAAACAACCAAATTTGGTATTGGCTAATACCTTTTAGCGATGGCAGAGCATCCGTTGGCGTTATCTTACCAAGAGAAATTTACGAACAAAATCAAATAAGTAATCACGACTTATTACATCAGTACATTTCAAAAACAACAACCATGAATGCATTCCTTGAAAAGGCAAAATTTGACACCGATGTGAGAAAAATGGACGGTTATTCCTGCGATGTAACCCATTTGTATGGTGATAAATTTGCTTTATTAGGCAATGCAGGGGAATTCCTTGATCCTGTTTTTTCTTCTGGCGTGACCATCGCATTAAAATCTGCCGACTTAGCAACGCACGTGCTAGATAAACAATTAAAAGGCCTCCCCGTAGATTGGGAGACGGAATACGCCCAACCATTAAAACAAGGCGTAAATACCTTTAGAGCATTCGTTGACGGTTGGTACGATGGTACTTTGCAGGATGTTATTTTCGCTGAGGATAAGTCGATTCAAATCAAAAAAATGATCAGCTCAGTATTAGCCGGTTATGCTTGGGACAAAAAGAACCCTTACGTAAAAGACCCTAATCGACTAAAGGTACTCGCCGAATTATGCCGTACTTAA
- a CDS encoding MMPL family transporter, with the protein MKMNFKLGALIWAIIILVICIFAALKQTAVDTSIMALLPKYDQKPLVNELQEQQTAEYANHVFIMVSADNKQSARSAVNTISSELDVLVGIADLTQFVDSSSTQMDALYPFRFALLSDSVTKKLQIKDYEGPFQSALNALFSPIGAGKADLIKDPFFLYSDMLLEQKINIQVKIEDTLLRLTNVEKPSYLLVLELHKNPFDLPTQDHVMPVLKKIQQHMGEQGIRVSYSGLLLHAAKGAEQAKFEISTIGLGSLLGIVLIILLVFRRIVPLFQVLLPVMVGCLVAVAVTCLWFERIHLITIAFGAGLVGVAVDYSMHFVCESYLYTGVAVVRKLFSGLLLGLISSVLAYGGLALTPFPGLQQIAVFSATGLIAAWLTVLLFLPLMTTKNAPKNKQRPLPAALILNRGKDAFPTLDKHPKIASVLVITVGFISVGLFFWATPQDSVRLLQTSPPALLQEDQKVQQALGNSVNSAFLIVSGSSREAMLENEELFRQQLDSLVQNDRLAGYQAISQSLPSLQCQRQNIALVTQLYQAKLDAYAHAIGLSDSQKTLAYQSLQENQQTLSPETWSALAMSAQWQGALEPRSTGEYASVIRLQGHLSEATIRQLQADAAADNNINYVDQVADISATLAQYRTKVAEWLFIAYGIITVLLFFRYRLDIWRVMLPPITGSIIALSCAVLINGGYNIFNLVALMLVFGIGLDMGIFLQESRGGVHTWLAVSLSTLTSLLAFGLLALSQTPVLYHFGIIVLPGLLVIWLLSPLMQTSQLETR; encoded by the coding sequence ATGAAAATGAATTTTAAATTAGGCGCTCTCATTTGGGCCATTATAATTCTTGTGATTTGTATTTTCGCCGCATTAAAACAAACAGCCGTTGATACCAGTATCATGGCGTTATTGCCAAAATACGACCAAAAGCCTTTGGTCAACGAGCTGCAAGAGCAACAAACAGCAGAGTATGCCAACCATGTGTTTATTATGGTATCGGCAGATAATAAACAAAGTGCTCGGTCTGCCGTTAACACCATTTCATCAGAATTAGACGTACTTGTTGGCATCGCTGACCTCACCCAATTTGTTGATTCCTCTAGTACACAAATGGACGCTCTGTATCCATTTCGTTTTGCTTTATTAAGCGATTCTGTCACTAAAAAACTGCAAATAAAAGATTACGAAGGTCCATTTCAATCAGCATTAAATGCGCTATTTTCGCCTATTGGAGCCGGAAAAGCAGACCTAATAAAAGATCCATTCTTTTTGTATTCCGATATGCTGTTGGAACAAAAAATAAACATTCAGGTAAAAATAGAAGACACCCTGTTACGTTTAACCAATGTCGAAAAGCCGAGTTATCTTTTAGTATTAGAATTGCATAAGAACCCTTTCGACTTACCCACACAAGACCACGTGATGCCGGTACTGAAGAAGATCCAGCAACACATGGGCGAACAAGGTATCCGTGTTTCCTATTCCGGTTTATTACTCCACGCAGCGAAAGGAGCGGAGCAAGCTAAATTCGAAATTTCAACCATTGGACTAGGCTCTCTTCTGGGCATCGTTTTAATCATTTTATTGGTTTTTCGTCGTATTGTTCCGTTATTTCAAGTGTTACTTCCCGTCATGGTTGGCTGTCTGGTTGCAGTGGCTGTTACCTGTTTATGGTTTGAGCGAATACATTTAATCACCATCGCCTTTGGCGCAGGGTTAGTTGGCGTTGCGGTTGATTATTCTATGCATTTTGTCTGCGAAAGTTACCTATATACGGGGGTCGCTGTCGTACGTAAGCTCTTTTCGGGATTGTTATTGGGATTGATTTCCAGTGTATTAGCTTATGGTGGTTTAGCGTTAACGCCCTTCCCAGGCTTACAGCAAATAGCGGTTTTTTCAGCCACCGGCTTGATTGCGGCTTGGTTAACGGTCTTACTGTTTTTACCGTTAATGACCACAAAGAACGCGCCGAAAAATAAACAACGCCCACTGCCCGCCGCTCTCATCTTGAATCGCGGTAAAGACGCTTTTCCAACATTAGACAAGCACCCCAAAATTGCGAGCGTATTGGTCATTACGGTAGGTTTTATTTCTGTCGGTTTGTTTTTTTGGGCAACGCCACAAGACAGTGTGCGATTGCTGCAAACGTCCCCGCCTGCTTTATTACAAGAAGATCAAAAAGTACAGCAAGCATTAGGTAATAGCGTCAATTCTGCTTTTTTGATCGTGTCTGGAAGTAGCCGTGAAGCGATGTTAGAAAATGAAGAGCTGTTTCGACAACAACTAGACTCATTGGTGCAAAACGATAGGTTAGCCGGTTATCAGGCCATCAGTCAGTCATTGCCATCGTTGCAATGCCAACGACAAAACATTGCCTTGGTGACGCAATTGTACCAAGCCAAGCTTGATGCTTATGCTCATGCCATAGGGCTATCAGATTCACAAAAGACATTGGCTTATCAGAGTTTACAAGAAAATCAGCAAACCTTATCCCCTGAAACATGGTCAGCACTAGCGATGAGTGCGCAATGGCAAGGTGCATTGGAACCTCGTTCAACGGGTGAATACGCCTCAGTCATTAGGTTACAAGGACATTTGTCGGAAGCGACCATTCGTCAATTACAAGCAGACGCCGCCGCTGATAACAATATTAACTATGTTGACCAAGTCGCTGACATTAGCGCGACCTTGGCTCAATATCGCACCAAGGTTGCAGAGTGGCTGTTCATTGCTTATGGCATCATAACGGTGCTGTTATTTTTCCGCTATCGACTTGATATATGGAGAGTCATGTTGCCGCCTATCACAGGCTCGATTATTGCTTTGTCATGCGCGGTATTGATTAACGGTGGGTACAATATTTTTAACCTAGTTGCTCTGATGTTGGTGTTTGGAATCGGACTCGACATGGGTATTTTTTTACAAGAGTCTCGAGGCGGTGTACACACTTGGCTGGCGGTGTCATTGTCAACGCTAACCAGCCTGCTCGCCTTTGGTCTATTAGCACTGAGCCAAACACCCGTTCTATACCATTTTGGTATCATCGTTTTACCTGGGCTATTAGTTATTTGGCTGTTATCCCCTTTAATGCAAACCAGTCAATTGGAGACACGATAA
- a CDS encoding excinuclease, translating into MKKAAILALSVLVFCSPYSFARDSIRAYSISSIMSSEVAKSKLGTDVSFYFGDQSYGKALKDFGGFKTNKKTNAFAKSDEDACNWVFLSAMIALKERAIKEGGNAVVDIKSNYKNNLTSSSETFQCGAGAVMAGVALTGKVVTLE; encoded by the coding sequence ATGAAGAAAGCTGCAATTCTAGCCCTTTCAGTTCTTGTTTTCTGCTCACCTTACAGCTTTGCCCGTGATTCTATTAGGGCTTATTCAATTTCCAGTATCATGAGTTCAGAGGTAGCCAAATCAAAGTTAGGAACGGATGTCTCGTTTTATTTTGGTGATCAGTCCTATGGTAAAGCGCTTAAGGATTTTGGTGGATTTAAGACCAATAAAAAAACGAATGCTTTTGCTAAGAGCGATGAAGATGCCTGTAATTGGGTTTTTCTTTCTGCAATGATTGCACTTAAAGAAAGAGCGATAAAAGAAGGTGGTAATGCGGTGGTGGATATCAAGTCTAACTACAAAAACAACCTGACTTCCAGTTCTGAAACGTTTCAATGTGGTGCAGGTGCGGTTATGGCTGGCGTTGCGTTGACAGGCAAGGTTGTGACACTAGAATAA
- a CDS encoding phosphopantetheine-binding protein, with the protein MTDLKLDIKNMIIDALELEDISPDEIIDSDPLFVDGLGLDSIDALEIGLALQKKYGIKLKADSKETHEHFASVNALAALVESYKEKN; encoded by the coding sequence ATGACTGATTTGAAGTTAGACATAAAGAACATGATTATTGATGCGCTTGAACTAGAAGACATTAGCCCCGATGAAATTATAGATTCAGATCCTCTTTTTGTAGATGGCCTTGGCCTAGATTCAATTGATGCACTTGAAATTGGTTTAGCTTTACAAAAAAAATATGGCATTAAACTAAAGGCTGATTCTAAAGAAACACACGAACACTTCGCTAGTGTGAATGCATTAGCCGCATTGGTTGAGTCCTACAAAGAAAAAAATTAA
- a CDS encoding acyl-CoA thioesterase gives MIDVEIELEIPFHDVDAIRVAWHGHYAKYMEIARCKLMDKINYSIVEMEESGYVWPVIDMRIRYAHPLIFGQKFKVRATLTEWENRLKVDYVFLDAQTDKRLTKAYTIQVAVEKTSGEMQYASPPILLERLGVSI, from the coding sequence ATGATAGACGTTGAAATAGAATTAGAAATACCTTTTCATGACGTAGATGCTATTCGAGTGGCTTGGCATGGGCATTATGCCAAATACATGGAAATAGCCCGTTGTAAACTAATGGATAAAATCAACTACAGTATTGTTGAAATGGAAGAAAGCGGCTACGTGTGGCCAGTCATAGATATGCGCATTCGTTACGCTCATCCATTAATATTTGGACAAAAATTCAAAGTTCGAGCAACCTTAACCGAATGGGAAAACAGACTAAAAGTGGACTATGTCTTTCTTGATGCCCAAACTGATAAGCGCTTAACAAAAGCCTATACCATTCAAGTGGCGGTTGAAAAAACATCCGGTGAAATGCAATATGCCTCTCCTCCCATTCTCCTTGAAAGACTAGGTGTCTCTATATGA
- a CDS encoding glycosyltransferase family 2 protein — MEESALNNPFKPAIVIPVYNHEDAIENTLEQVLEYGYPAVLVDDGCGAKCREVLEKLAEKYRDQVYLVQLATNSGKGGAVKAGMRFLLDQGFSHALQVDADGQHNISDLPIFIQAAEKEQESLICGFPIYDHSVPKHRYYCRYFSHVWVWINTLSFSIKDSMCGFRVYPLVKICKLIDRASCGNRMSFDTEVVVRWVWSGHKIKNMPTKVIYPENGVSHFNAIKDNVLISWMHTRLFFGMLWRSPALLWNKRHG, encoded by the coding sequence GTGGAAGAATCTGCTTTGAATAACCCGTTCAAACCGGCAATCGTTATCCCGGTGTACAACCATGAAGACGCCATCGAAAACACGCTAGAACAGGTGCTTGAATATGGCTATCCGGCGGTTTTAGTTGATGATGGTTGCGGCGCTAAATGTCGGGAAGTGTTAGAAAAATTGGCTGAAAAATACCGTGATCAGGTTTACCTAGTCCAGCTCGCTACTAATAGTGGTAAAGGGGGCGCTGTGAAAGCCGGTATGCGTTTTTTACTGGACCAAGGCTTTAGTCATGCTCTACAAGTGGATGCTGACGGGCAACATAATATTAGCGACTTGCCTATTTTTATACAGGCCGCGGAAAAAGAGCAAGAGAGCCTGATTTGCGGATTTCCTATTTATGATCACAGCGTTCCGAAACACCGCTATTACTGCCGTTATTTTAGCCATGTCTGGGTATGGATAAATACGCTGTCTTTTTCTATTAAAGACTCAATGTGTGGCTTTCGAGTTTACCCCTTGGTTAAGATCTGCAAGCTAATAGATCGTGCCTCTTGTGGTAACCGTATGTCATTTGATACCGAAGTTGTCGTACGCTGGGTCTGGTCTGGCCATAAAATAAAGAACATGCCGACCAAAGTTATCTATCCAGAAAATGGGGTTTCTCATTTTAATGCCATAAAAGACAATGTATTGATCAGTTGGATGCATACACGTTTATTTTTTGGCATGCTTTGGCGTTCGCCTGCTTTGTTATGGAATAAACGACATGGATAA
- a CDS encoding beta-ketoacyl synthase chain length factor, with product MLSFKIRGWNAYTPGLESAESWGNWLQKKYILPTDAPKPGLKNIPLMLRRRFTTIGKYSVEAAMPILAENEHIPLVFASRHGDVELTLSLLQSIANNEPLSPTSFSLAVHNAISGLFSIARKDRSEATAISATENLIPFALIEAATQLQDNKQVLCIICESPLPDLYKPFASSPPFPYAIAMVLSREEGDTFHLKSAPSTVSEQGQNNELEELMALLLSHRNCARFPTTQDVEWIIQR from the coding sequence GTGTTAAGCTTTAAAATACGCGGTTGGAATGCCTATACTCCAGGCTTAGAGTCTGCAGAGTCTTGGGGGAATTGGTTACAAAAAAAATATATTTTGCCCACTGACGCACCAAAACCCGGATTAAAAAACATCCCTTTAATGCTCCGAAGACGCTTTACCACCATTGGCAAGTATTCAGTAGAAGCGGCGATGCCAATATTAGCTGAAAACGAACATATACCCTTGGTTTTCGCTTCTCGTCATGGTGATGTTGAATTAACACTCTCTTTACTTCAATCCATTGCCAACAATGAACCACTTTCTCCCACTAGTTTTAGCCTAGCAGTGCACAATGCAATAAGCGGGTTATTTTCAATTGCACGCAAAGATCGAAGTGAAGCGACGGCAATATCTGCAACAGAAAACCTGATTCCATTTGCCTTAATAGAAGCCGCGACTCAGTTGCAAGATAATAAACAGGTGTTATGCATCATTTGTGAATCCCCGCTACCTGATTTATACAAACCATTTGCTTCTTCGCCCCCCTTTCCTTACGCCATTGCAATGGTGTTAAGTCGTGAAGAAGGAGACACCTTTCATTTGAAAAGCGCGCCTTCAACAGTTTCTGAACAAGGCCAAAACAATGAGCTAGAAGAGCTAATGGCACTTCTTTTATCTCATCGTAATTGCGCACGCTTCCCTACCACTCAAGATGTCGAGTGGATCATACAAAGGTAG
- a CDS encoding lysophospholipid acyltransferase family protein → MLDIIKYYWRWLATVFSFIIFGVGGVLLPIIALPILYCVPATALIREERAHAVIHHTFRFYIAMMRRLGVLSYDIEGESKLKNAQLILANHPSLIDVVFLIALVPNANCVVKGRLAKNVFTRGSIRTAGYIINDNNEHVIEMAADAFLKGHALIVFPEGTRSTPEEKLTLKRGAANIAIRAKAEITTVLIECKPATLTKSDPWYKIPKTKAHFKIQVKDKIDVRTYLAEGPPSVAARKLTADLTDYFNTELILND, encoded by the coding sequence ATGCTCGATATAATCAAATACTATTGGCGCTGGCTAGCAACGGTGTTTAGCTTCATTATTTTTGGAGTCGGGGGCGTTTTGCTCCCTATTATTGCTTTGCCTATTTTATATTGTGTTCCAGCGACAGCATTGATTAGAGAAGAGAGAGCCCATGCTGTTATTCATCACACATTTCGTTTTTATATCGCAATGATGAGACGCTTGGGCGTCTTAAGTTATGACATTGAAGGGGAATCCAAACTAAAGAACGCACAGCTTATTCTAGCAAATCACCCGTCACTCATTGACGTTGTGTTTTTGATTGCCTTAGTACCAAACGCAAACTGTGTCGTAAAAGGGCGTTTAGCGAAAAACGTCTTCACTCGCGGCTCAATACGAACGGCAGGGTACATTATTAATGACAACAATGAGCATGTCATTGAAATGGCCGCAGACGCTTTTTTAAAAGGGCATGCGTTAATTGTTTTTCCTGAAGGAACACGATCTACACCAGAAGAAAAATTAACACTGAAACGCGGTGCCGCGAACATTGCTATTCGTGCAAAAGCAGAAATAACCACGGTTCTTATTGAGTGTAAACCGGCCACGCTCACAAAGAGTGATCCTTGGTATAAAATCCCAAAGACGAAAGCCCATTTCAAAATCCAAGTAAAAGATAAAATTGATGTACGCACTTACTTAGCGGAAGGTCCGCCTTCCGTTGCAGCAAGAAAGCTAACCGCCGATTTAACAGATTATTTTAATACGGAGTTAATATTGAATGACTGA
- a CDS encoding AMP-binding protein gives MKTLTLLSRWLLDVTDEHPIAMMDDVIVTKAQVSNKVAMWQAILPLSSGQKWAVYHSDAIEFFTLLLALWQSNCTACIPGDNCTSTVERLENSVAGFLGEFENAYSSEQNNSQLTRTTFSWIEIERGFPAIEVYTSGSTGEPKPITKTMAQIDDELCCIEALWPLSDTSIVLSTVTHQHLFGLTFRLFWSLAKGRLLLSKHSSFSEEIYHLASQCNQFILISTPAHLKRLNHQLDWSILQGKCEAAISSAAPLQYEESMYAAKLLYTPIFEIYGSSETGAVAWRNQSKIEADYWTLLPHITLNETEKGYIVNGPHVSSEHQTLSDNIEQLTPDCFRLHGRTDRIVKVEGKRLSLSKMEKCLEQSDWVTIARALVVTKKREEVAIVAELSDKGRALVQQHSQKWLIARLKQSLKASFELVLIPRRWRFVSTLPYNQQGKLPMESLQALFDNQEMKWPQVLDRTHTSENTYRLNFYIPKELIYFDGHFENNPILPGIAQTHWAQHYGKEVFAFKGRFSRLEAVKFQSVIFPDSKVTLTLEYHPIKGKLVFQYISEKGVHSSGRICFE, from the coding sequence ATGAAAACGTTAACGCTTTTATCTCGATGGTTATTGGATGTTACAGATGAACACCCCATTGCAATGATGGATGACGTCATCGTAACAAAGGCACAAGTGTCTAATAAAGTGGCGATGTGGCAAGCCATTTTACCTTTATCATCAGGACAGAAATGGGCCGTGTACCATAGCGATGCGATTGAGTTTTTTACTCTTTTACTCGCCTTGTGGCAATCAAACTGCACTGCTTGCATTCCAGGTGATAATTGTACGTCGACGGTCGAACGCTTAGAAAATTCTGTGGCTGGCTTTCTAGGTGAGTTTGAAAACGCTTACTCTTCGGAGCAAAATAATAGTCAACTGACTAGAACAACATTTTCTTGGATAGAGATTGAACGCGGCTTTCCAGCAATAGAAGTTTATACTTCTGGCTCGACTGGAGAACCAAAACCAATCACAAAAACCATGGCTCAAATTGATGATGAACTGTGTTGCATTGAGGCTTTGTGGCCACTTTCTGACACGTCTATCGTTTTATCGACGGTTACTCACCAACACCTGTTTGGATTAACCTTTCGCTTATTTTGGTCATTAGCAAAAGGTCGGCTTTTACTTAGCAAACACAGTTCCTTCTCTGAAGAAATTTATCATCTTGCCTCACAATGTAATCAATTTATTCTGATCTCAACCCCCGCCCATTTAAAACGCTTAAATCATCAGCTTGACTGGTCGATTTTGCAGGGCAAGTGTGAAGCTGCCATTTCTTCTGCTGCACCGTTGCAATATGAAGAGAGTATGTACGCCGCTAAATTACTTTACACCCCGATATTTGAAATATACGGCAGTTCAGAAACCGGCGCGGTGGCGTGGCGGAATCAATCTAAAATAGAGGCAGATTACTGGACCTTATTGCCCCACATAACTTTGAACGAGACAGAAAAAGGCTATATTGTAAACGGGCCTCATGTATCGTCAGAACACCAGACTCTTTCAGATAATATAGAACAACTGACACCTGATTGCTTTCGCTTACATGGTCGAACAGACCGCATCGTCAAAGTAGAAGGAAAGCGTTTGTCTCTATCTAAAATGGAAAAGTGTTTAGAACAAAGTGATTGGGTTACCATAGCACGAGCCTTGGTTGTCACTAAAAAACGGGAAGAAGTGGCCATTGTCGCAGAGCTTAGTGACAAGGGAAGAGCGTTAGTCCAACAACATTCACAGAAATGGTTAATTGCGCGGCTCAAACAGAGCCTAAAAGCGTCTTTTGAACTTGTGTTGATTCCCAGAAGATGGCGCTTTGTCAGCACACTCCCCTACAACCAGCAAGGCAAGCTTCCTATGGAATCGTTACAGGCATTATTTGACAATCAAGAGATGAAATGGCCACAAGTACTAGATCGCACTCATACAAGCGAGAATACTTACCGGCTTAATTTTTATATTCCTAAAGAACTCATCTATTTTGATGGTCACTTTGAGAACAATCCTATTTTACCCGGCATTGCTCAAACACATTGGGCCCAGCATTATGGCAAAGAAGTGTTTGCTTTCAAGGGGCGTTTTAGTCGCTTAGAGGCCGTCAAGTTTCAGAGTGTTATCTTCCCGGATTCTAAAGTGACATTAACATTGGAATACCATCCCATTAAAGGGAAGCTAGTCTTTCAATATATATCAGAAAAAGGAGTGCATTCTAGTGGAAGAATCTGCTTTGAATAA
- a CDS encoding lipid A biosynthesis acyltransferase — protein sequence MDKHWSTITETGTVFGMRILLMCYRLFGHKGFRLLLAPVILYFYFRKHATRAASKEYLQKIAPFLPEHKRKKLTPFRHFWMFGEVLLDKFLVWMGKIKPQDVVFETPDTFQKIEASKLGGIIVVSHLGNTEICSALAHQLPDIKVTMLVYTQHAQKFNKMLQRTNANATINLIQVTDMSPATAMILSERVVAGEFVVIAGDRTPVNNGGRVSIVDFLGAQAALPQGAFILASLLRCPVYLMFCLKQDSAYHIYMETFSEKLSFARKEREQKLEEAVTLYAKRLEYYCQLAPLQWFNFFPFWHVESKDQQALINNRDA from the coding sequence ATGGATAAGCATTGGTCAACAATCACTGAAACAGGAACGGTTTTCGGCATGCGTATCCTATTGATGTGCTACCGACTATTTGGACACAAAGGCTTCCGTCTACTTCTTGCGCCCGTCATTCTGTATTTTTATTTTAGAAAACACGCTACCCGAGCGGCGTCCAAAGAATACCTACAAAAAATTGCCCCTTTTTTACCCGAACATAAGCGCAAAAAACTCACACCTTTCCGCCACTTTTGGATGTTTGGTGAAGTGTTGTTGGATAAATTCTTGGTCTGGATGGGGAAAATCAAACCTCAAGACGTTGTCTTTGAAACTCCAGACACTTTTCAAAAAATCGAAGCGTCGAAACTTGGCGGTATCATAGTTGTATCACACCTTGGTAACACTGAAATTTGCAGTGCCCTTGCGCATCAATTACCCGATATTAAAGTCACCATGTTGGTTTATACCCAGCATGCACAAAAATTTAACAAGATGTTACAGCGCACCAACGCCAATGCCACCATTAACCTAATCCAGGTAACGGACATGTCTCCTGCAACAGCAATGATTCTTTCTGAGCGCGTTGTCGCGGGTGAATTTGTCGTTATCGCAGGGGATCGAACACCGGTTAATAATGGGGGACGCGTTTCTATTGTAGACTTTCTTGGGGCTCAAGCCGCGTTACCGCAAGGCGCGTTTATATTAGCTAGTTTGTTACGTTGTCCGGTGTATTTGATGTTCTGTTTAAAACAGGACTCTGCTTATCATATTTATATGGAAACCTTTTCGGAAAAGCTCTCTTTTGCTCGAAAAGAACGAGAACAGAAGTTAGAAGAAGCCGTGACGCTTTACGCTAAACGCTTAGAGTATTATTGCCAGTTGGCTCCGTTACAATGGTTTAATTTTTTCCCCTTTTGGCACGTGGAATCAAAAGACCAGCAGGCGTTAATAAACAACCGTGACGCATAG
- a CDS encoding acyl carrier protein yields the protein MSSINQDVFDKVSGVLQELFELSAEDIHPSSNLYQDLDIDSIDAVDLVVELKKMTGKKINPEDFKSVRTVEDVVIAVEKLFV from the coding sequence ATGAGTAGTATTAATCAAGACGTGTTTGACAAAGTATCGGGTGTTTTACAAGAGTTGTTCGAGTTGTCTGCTGAGGACATTCACCCTTCTTCAAATTTATATCAAGACCTTGATATTGATAGTATCGATGCCGTTGATTTGGTCGTCGAGCTCAAAAAAATGACGGGGAAAAAGATCAACCCTGAAGATTTTAAATCCGTTCGAACTGTTGAAGATGTGGTTATTGCCGTAGAAAAACTGTTTGTATAA